The following are from one region of the Salvia splendens isolate huo1 chromosome 2, SspV2, whole genome shotgun sequence genome:
- the LOC121775132 gene encoding putative uncharacterized protein DDB_G0294196: MEKKARAKKIKPTSTRREETPELPPPREGWPPSPQPEPQLPEPTPQAPTMVFLDAMAEFLRQQEPNRDWAAALAGFSQIGGIGSMTGETPSEPIVKSTVQPPSSIPTSSKIPPGRESPSIIVPPESAKPSQTPQQSDSMEVDPISAHYDSDAEEREARRREKEKGQKGGDEPEKTPTAEPIPQEAAREEIDLNETTKKTRLND; the protein is encoded by the coding sequence ATGGAAAAGAAAGCACGGGCAAAGaaaatcaaacccacttcaacccgcagggaagaaaCTCCAGAATTACCACCGCCGCGGGAAGGATggccgccgagcccacaaccaGAACCGCAACTACCAGAGCCgactcctcaagcgccaacaatgGTCTTCTTGGATGCAATGGCGGAATTCCTTCGACAGCAGGAACCTAATAGAGATTGGgcggcggcgctggccggttttAGTCAAATCGGGGGAATAGGGAGCATGACCGGAGAAACCCCATCTGAACCGATTGTGAAATCCACGGTACAACCACCTAGCTCTATTCCGACTTCTTCCAAAATTCCACCAGGAAGAGAATCTCCCTCAATTATCGTACCGCCTGAGTCTGCGAAaccctcccaaactccacaaCAGAGTGATTCGATGGAGGTTGACCCCATCTCCGCCCATTACGATTCCGATGCAGAAGAACGTGAagcgagaagaagagagaaggaaaagggCCAGAAGGGAGGCGATGAACCAGAGAAAACGCCAACAGCGGAACCCATTCCCCAAGAAGCAGCAAGGGAAGAGATAGATTTGAATGAGACGACCAAGAAAACAAGGCTTAATGACTGA